A window from Gossypium raimondii isolate GPD5lz chromosome 7, ASM2569854v1, whole genome shotgun sequence encodes these proteins:
- the LOC105769522 gene encoding uncharacterized protein At3g27210 isoform X2, with translation MGSCASVHKSSQESAMKVGLSLGSKTDNIIIPPSPVKDKSDAVNGSKDETFFDSRAYLDSDCDDDFLSVSGDFTPSRGNTPVHHNSISIGVSKIHKAIDEGSPGSCSEASPGKKKKLVELFRDSVKEDQDVNELNTSINQDTANGKLECKPTVQDILPPKSANGTPYVSQANSRCSSERTANGDNLMFKEKSVRSAQRCLPSLVLCSSSSERRKKMSPATDVNYKP, from the exons ATGGGTTCATGTGCATCAGTACATAAAAGCTCTCAAGAGTCAGCCATGAAAGTTGGACTTTCTTTAGGGTCTAAAACAGACAATATCATCATCCCACCTTCACCTGTTAAAGATAAATCTGATGCTGTCAATG GTAGTAAAGATGAAACTTTTTTTGATTCCAGAGCATATTTGGATTCGGATTGTGATGACGATTTCTTAAGTGTCAGTGGTG ATTTCACTCCATCTCGTGGTAATACCCCTGTTCACCATAATAGCATCTCTATTGGGGTATCTAAAATTCACAAGGCCATTGATGAAGGATCTCCTGGCTCATGTTCGGAAGCATCCccaggaaagaaaaagaagctaGTCGAACTATTCCGTGACAGTGTTAAAGAAGACCAAGATGTTAATGAGCTAAATACCTCGATCAACCAGGACACTGCCAACGGAAAGCTTGAATGCAAACCTACAGTCCAAGACATACTACCTCCAAAATCTGCCAACGGTACCCCTTATGTCTCTCAAGCTAACTCTCGGTGCAGTAGTGAAAGGACGGCGAATGGAGATAACCTTATGTTCAAGGAGAAGTCTGTTAGGTCTGCACAACGTTGCCTTCCTAGCTTGGTTTTATGCAGTAGTTCTAGTGagaggaggaagaagatgagCCCTGCAACAGATGTAAATTATAAGCCTTAA
- the LOC105769522 gene encoding uncharacterized protein At3g27210 isoform X1, with protein MGSCASVHKSSQESAMKVGLSLGSKTDNIIIPPSPVKDKSDAVNGDFTHNSHSFSTFKDLGSKDETFFDSRAYLDSDCDDDFLSVSGDFTPSRGNTPVHHNSISIGVSKIHKAIDEGSPGSCSEASPGKKKKLVELFRDSVKEDQDVNELNTSINQDTANGKLECKPTVQDILPPKSANGTPYVSQANSRCSSERTANGDNLMFKEKSVRSAQRCLPSLVLCSSSSERRKKMSPATDVNYKP; from the exons ATGGGTTCATGTGCATCAGTACATAAAAGCTCTCAAGAGTCAGCCATGAAAGTTGGACTTTCTTTAGGGTCTAAAACAGACAATATCATCATCCCACCTTCACCTGTTAAAGATAAATCTGATGCTGTCAATGGTGATTTTACTCACAATTCTCATTCTTTCTCTACTTTTAAAGATTTAG GTAGTAAAGATGAAACTTTTTTTGATTCCAGAGCATATTTGGATTCGGATTGTGATGACGATTTCTTAAGTGTCAGTGGTG ATTTCACTCCATCTCGTGGTAATACCCCTGTTCACCATAATAGCATCTCTATTGGGGTATCTAAAATTCACAAGGCCATTGATGAAGGATCTCCTGGCTCATGTTCGGAAGCATCCccaggaaagaaaaagaagctaGTCGAACTATTCCGTGACAGTGTTAAAGAAGACCAAGATGTTAATGAGCTAAATACCTCGATCAACCAGGACACTGCCAACGGAAAGCTTGAATGCAAACCTACAGTCCAAGACATACTACCTCCAAAATCTGCCAACGGTACCCCTTATGTCTCTCAAGCTAACTCTCGGTGCAGTAGTGAAAGGACGGCGAATGGAGATAACCTTATGTTCAAGGAGAAGTCTGTTAGGTCTGCACAACGTTGCCTTCCTAGCTTGGTTTTATGCAGTAGTTCTAGTGagaggaggaagaagatgagCCCTGCAACAGATGTAAATTATAAGCCTTAA